The sequence GAAGCTTTAATTCCCAATATTGAAAACTGGCAGACTGAATCCGGTAGAGTAGGCGCTTAGCTGTTCaattcattttggttttgtgttttctacCTAGTTTTCAGAGTAGGCAATTGCATCTTTTTGTGCTACAGAAGTGAGGATGTTTCCAGTGGTTTTGGCATTTTAGGGTTCCAGCAAGAAGGTTTAGGACCCAGCGGAGAGGAGCTGACACAAGAACCCTTCTGAGCAGTGCATGACAAACTGTGAACCTGGCCATTAGAGGCTTTACGATCAGTCCTGCAGCAGAAATAGTggcataatttattttgcagtatgAGCTCTGACACAGACCTCCTGGAGCTTCTGGAGGGATACAGCTTGGCGTGGTGGTATGTTAGCAGGGCTGTAggatgtttaatattttttttaatcaatggCCATTAGAAGGCATGTGGGTAGGTATGGTTAGCAACAGAAAATCAAGTTCTGCTCCAATATGCAAAGCTGTGGTGGCCCTTCTCTTCATATCCCTCACTACTACAGTTTAGTATAATTAACTGTGTAAGTTAATGCTCCATTTTCAAATCTTCTGAGATTTCCTGGAGTCTTTCAGATCACATAAGTGGGCTTTGTGGCAGGCCTGCGTACTAAAGCCCCCCCTCATGCTTGAGCGTGAAATCAGCCCAGCTAACCTTTGTATTTAACCCCCCCccttgtttttttatttataatatatacTACTGCCTCGACTACCATCTTATAATAGATACGACTGTCTGTCCAGTGGCCAGTCTTGTGTTTCCGATGACATGAACTGTGAGGGAGCAgctttccccacagcagcccctgcaTCGAGTACTACTTTGTGTCCTGACAGCCGCTTAGAGAAAAGGGGCATTAATTCTGCATGTTTGCATTTGAACAGTGAACACATCTTCATAAACCCTGTAGAGCTGAGAAGCCGTACTTGTGTAAGAAAGCCACCACCCTTCCAGATTAACTCTGGCTGGAAGCCCACAGAAGCCATTCTGGTGGAGAAATGAAGCTGCTGGGATGAAACCCCAAGCAGAATCTTTGCTATTTTGTCACATTAAAGAATTTACATTTACTAAAACCCAGGGCCTTGGGACAGAGGTACAGCATCTGCTGTGACAgtttctgtcttgcttttgtattttgagTTTTCTCTCTAATCAGTTCATGTTCCAATAAATCCTTAATACAAcaactgctttgaaaacaactgaaagtaaaacaaaaagaggagTTTAAATTGCTTATGGCTTGCTTTGTATGGCTTCCAGGCATTTGAGCAATTTTGCTAACAAGTATCCTGTAACCTATTTCCAAAGGCCACTAGCAGATAATTATATTTGGTTAATTTACATACTTTCAGTTTATAATCCTAATTAGTTCTCCAACCAGTAGTCCCTAGGCGATATGTAGTCTTACCTCATTTTATTTGCCATCCCTAATGTGCAAGttctcttcttttaatttacaaaaaaatgctgttagGTTTGGTTCAGGGCTTTCCCATTTCAGTGCACATCTAAACTGGGTGATTCCGTGCGGATTTAAACCCTATTCACAAGTAAGTATTTTACATCTTTACAGATCTTACGTCTGGGAGTCGTTCTACAATTTAGGGAAACTGACCCCAGTTTGACACAGAGcctatttttattgcaaagaaTCAGGCCAAATTCCGTGCCAACCTGTATCCAGGGCGTCCCGTTGACACCTCTGGCTCGCCGCAGTTGGCGCAGGACGGGGACCGAGGCGTTGGTCTGTAACCGGGTCGCACTGCTACCCCGGCAAAAGCGAGACGGGGCGTGGGGCAGTCGGAAAGAAAACCGGCTGCGGGAGAGCCTCCGGGGAGCACGCACGGGCTCCGAGAGGGGCTCTGGGAAAACCTCCCTGGCTGCTTGGCAATTGCTTGTTCCCCCTTTGCACACTTATGATCTCTCCCTGCGTACGTGCTGTTCTGGGCTCAGTTATCTCCCAAGCTTGAGATGATGCTCAGTAAAGTGgctgaggaagaagggaaaaggaggaggatggaAATGAAGATTTCTACTTCTGGGTGAGCAACACTCCCTTTAGCTCCTTCCAGGTTTAAACGAACGTCAAAAAACACTTGGAGTGAGCCTCCCCAACGGAAGGAACACATCTCCCAGTGCTGATCCCTGCAGGAGTCTGAGTAACTGGGGCTGAAGTTGagcgtccagccagggtcaacccaccatgCTGAGTCAGCAGCTTGCTGTGGGACAGGACGCCGTGCCCAGGCTGTGAGGAcggctctgctgctctgcaggagccGGTGGAGAGCGCTGGGTTTCAGGTAAAGCCTGTAGTAAGACAGGAGATGTGATCTCCACTGTCGCATGGAGATTTCTTGCATGAGATGTCCTGTAGGCAACTAGAACAACAATTTCAGTTGTTATCTTTTAAGCGCTGGGGTGTGTACTATAATGCAATTTTTAGAAAAGCTGTTGgatgaaatatttcctcttaGGCATCAAAGGCTGCTTTGTAGTCTGATTCATTTCACTGTAATGAGGTCAGGTTTGGACTAACATTATGGTAATTTCCAATGTTTCCTTGCAAGCAATAAAAAGACCCcaaaaaaatctcccttttcAGCGCCGCATTAAGTACTTTGATTaggcaaagaaaaagagtgTGTGGTAAGAcaactgagaaaggaaaaggaaaatttgcaGGTTGCAAAGCTTTTGCCCAGATTTCCAGGATAACTGATGGATTCTGTGAACTGATGCTAGTTAATAAATCACAATACTCAAGGAGAGAGGTGATTTTTAACTGACCAAAATAACAACAAATGTTTAGCGAGGAAAAACTCAAAGGTGTGAGAGCAATTCTTGgccaataattttatttcaacatcTTAAAGAATGTAAATTTTATACTGTTGATGTTTTGGTGTAATTTCTACACATCACACTTGAATTCCCAAATACGTTTCTGCTgttacacacatgcatacaacGCTCAGCATTTATATAACTGATCCCTAAAGGAACCATTACCTGTGAAGCTATTCCAAAGGAGCCTATTTTTATGAGGAACACCTTGATGATAATTCTTCCTCGTTAGAGCATTTCAAATCTTTCTCTAGTATTTCCAGGTAGACTAAAGACGGCTTAACTGTCTTTTCATGCTTGGTTTAAGGATTGTGATTCCCCACTAATCAGAGCTCTGCCTGTGCATCTGAATTTCTGAACTCCAGGAGAGGCAGTATTTTGCTGTGGCGCTCTCGCCTGCAGTTGGGAAGAACAGAACATGAACTTGGAGTAAAGCAGAAGTGAGACAGAGATAGCAAGCGTCCCATGTTGAAAGCAGTGTGTTgtgaaaaatgcatatttttcctgctgtacCGCTCGTGATGATGATGACTGGTAGTATGTCAGGTGAAATCCTGGCCCTAACAAAGTCAATAGAAAATCTTTCATGGACTACAGTAGGACTGGCACTTTATCCCAAAGGAGATATCATTTGAAGATAAATTCACAGAGGCTTATTGACATGAGTGCCAGATTTCAAGGGGCAGTGAGAATTTACATGGGCTGAAGACGCATTTTCGGGTATGTAAAAGAGTTTACTGTGGAATATGGTAGACGTACATTCAATGCGAATTCAGTGCTAGTCCATGaaggcagtggaaaaaaacctgaacaaacCTGTTGTTTGCTTCTTGATAACAGACAGAATAGGCACTGAGAAGCTGTTAATCCCTCTCCTTCCAATTTTTCGCTTGTGTCATTAAGATTATAATTTTTGCTCTGTATAGTTATGACAGAAGAGTCCAGAACAAAAACTTAGAACTTGGGAGCAAGTTTTCTGAGGGGCCaagggaaaagggagaggggatgggaggATCTGGGAGCTATTCGTAATGAGGCTACTTTACTTAATCCAGCAGAATATTCCAATTTCTATCTGAATTCTTaattagaaatagaaaacaagaaaaggagagTGATACCTCTTTGACAtttagtttttgtctttttcaccgtctcttttaatttatatatttatttgctttaatttataCATGCTTTAATTTATGTATTGTCTGTTTCTAACACAAACCCACACTGAAGGTTGTAGGTGGGTTTTATATACCACTAAGACAccacaaaaccaagcaaaaggGGAGCAGAAGTCCTGTTTCTTTCTCACTTACAGGTCATCTTAAATGCCTTGTGAGTTGAAGATGTGCATTGCTTGATTCTACTCTTGATATTCCTTGTCCTTCTCTCTTGCCTcttccctccatctctcctTCCCTCAAGAAAACCGCAATCCAAATTCCCCCCAAAGTCAGGCTGCAGATTATTCTGTCAGGTTTGACTCCAGCAGGCTGTCCAggcatttctgcagcacaggagCTACGCTCAAGGAAAGAATCCTCTCCACGGTGAAACCAGAAGAGAgtcaaaagaatttaaaatagtttgaaatataaaacaataatttattttacttcattttacttGTTAACGTTTGTAGCTAATGATGATTTCATGAAACTGCTTTTATAATTCAATACATTCAAATCTATAAAGCAAACAGTTACTACCATGGGCTTTTCAAATTCCACAAACTGTCTTATATAAACAAATTAGCTGTACATGCACATTTTTTCAATAGGTTGCAACATTTGCAAACATGCCTTAAAATCCTTTAAAGCTGCAGTATAGTGTACCTTGCTTCAGGCTTTTCAGATGAAACCTATATACTTTCTTCAGgaaccttaaaaagaaaaatgtttaaatgtcgAGCATAACTCTAAAAACTGCTGTTTgataaatgttaaatattacAAGAGAATTACTCTAATTCTGAGTTTAAACCTTGACCTAAATACTGATAAACAGCACTCTGTGTAGAAGTgaacaacagcaaaataatatCACAAAATATGGTTTCACAAAAAATACGTATGTGCAGTTgctcttgtgggttttttgcaatttttttttttttagataaagaAAAGCATGGGTACCTTTTAATATGAATATAGTTTAAGCAAATTACCTGTGTTAAGTATGGTTAATACGTTTCTGATATTTAAACACTTGATGTAAAAGGTAACAAGTAAAAAAAGTACAATCAGTATTCCAAAAAGCACTGCTAATATTGCCTTTGAAGGAGATGGGCAAGCTTCCTCTCCACTTTATAATGGAGATCCCGGCACCCACAGTTGTAGAGTTCAGTATTTGAACCATAAACTCAATGACTGCATCTTATATACAAAAATCTTGCCACATTGAACGAGGCATTGATTTCTACCCCAATGGTAGTGCTTTATGTACATAATTTAGCAATGGTGATTATACAGTAGTCACTGACAGGAAGGAATTGTACACCCGTGTGCCGTCTGGTGACTTTGTTCCGTGGGTTAGCAGTTCTTGGATTGTCATCCAattgtcaaatatttttttatttctcttcttcatcATTTTTTTGTGGCTCAGTTCAATGATattcatctctttcttttcttctgcacctTGCTGTTCCTTTAAGCAATCCAACCTGCTCTGCATCATAAACTCACGCCGCCTCCTCTGCTCCTTCGCTTTCACTAAATGCTGCTTCcgctcttccttgctccagtaACGGCCCATCTTCATTTCACTTATGGCATCGTCATCGGTAGTCATACCGCTGCGCTCCTCCTTAATCTTTATGGCACGTTCCCTCAGCAGCCTGTCCCTCACCGGCCTCTTGGTAATGTACCGGGTCCCATCGCTTCTGACCTTGACTTTCCACTCCATCCTCGGTTCGCTCTGGCTCGAATTAAAGTCTTTGCACATACTCACCAGACTCATTTGGCTCTGTGCGTACTCCACCGCTGATTTCTGCTGGATCAGCTGCATGTAGCTCTGATAGTGCTGTGCGTGGGCAGGAATATGAGCATGCTTGTATGGAGAGTGGTGGTACGGGGAGACATAGGAGCCCGAAGGTTTTTGACCATGAGTAGGGCTTTTGCTTCCATCGCCggcttttttctccttgctttccagctgcttgCCAAGGTCGGGATCTTTAGCAGAGGCATGGCATTTACCAGTGCTGGATTCATGACTTTCTGAGCTAGCAAATAAATTCTTTTGGGAGACATTATATGCCACTGCCCCCTCATTACCTTGACAGTTAATGCCTTCTGCAGTTCTGCGCAGCGAATTGTCAGGGGAAATCTCCAGCGTGAGTGGTGTGCTTCGGCAGCTTTCGCCTGTGTTATATGCACTTGAGCTATCCTTGTCAGACTTCTCGGGGAGCTCCGTAATGTCTGAGAGCTCGTGCCTGCGAACGTCGATGCTTGTGTTATAGTTGCGGAACCCGCTGTTGTGTAGCATCCAGGGCTCCCGGTACTGatctttcagctgctgcattttATGAGCTCTGACGATATTCAGGCACTCTAGCTCGATATTGCGCAGCTCCTCATTCAGcatctccagctctctgtccaCGCTTTCTTGGTCGCTCTTGCTCATATCCAGCGTGCTGTTATGATAATACAGACTGTAAGGGTTGGCAGACTTCACCTGGCACTTCAGTTCCAGCAGTTCCCGGAATCGCTCGCATTCGTCTACGGGGATGCCAAGGAAGTCGACGTCTGTGCAGTCGGCCGAGATAAATGATTCGTTGCTGAACTGCATATCGCCGCTTCCTAGGGTGTCATGACTGTATGTCAGCTGCTTCTGGCTCCCTAAAGTGTTGGAGGAGGTGGTGTGATCATCTGCGTTGTTCTCCTGCTCGGAGCTCTCATCGTTGCGAGTGCTGTCGTCTGTGCGCCCCACGCCGCTGTCCTTCTCGTGCTGGTTAGATAAAATAGTGGCTGTATCTGTGGTACCTCCATCCTCCTCATGCTTCTTctaacagcaaaaatgaaaagacagaaagagaaattactGCAAGGACATAAAATGTTTCAGGGTGTTTATCTTTTCATAGTTTTCTTAATCTGTCACCCATTACACTTGCTGCCTGTTACCATTTAGAAATGGTGACTGAAAACACAGCATGCTGTGGATGACCTTTTCAGAAGAACTTGAGGTCTGCTTTTCAGTTACACAGCAACAATGGTAGAAGTCACATTTTCAAATTGTTTCTTCTCCCGCTTAGGTGCACGAAAGTATCCTGTTCTACTGCAGTGCCAAAGTGAGAATATGTCCCTTCAGAAAACGTGGCTCCCCAAGAGGATGTAGAGTTGTAGAAAACTCCAGAAAAAACTCTAGACAAAAACTGAAAGTGCGTTCATGAACTTGTGTGATTGCGTTAATCATGGCAGAATGACAGGGAATACAGGCCCAAATCTGTGGCCCTGCATCAACTCTGCTAtgtaaaaactttttctttgcCGTTCCCCTCATGTATAGACTTTCTTTCAGTCATTTTCCCGAGTTTGGACTTTAAGGTTTCAGGAGGCAGGCTGTTTTCAGTATGTGCGTGTATATCAAATAGGAAATTTTGTAAGTTAGCTGCCTGCCTGCTATATCTATCATACACCCAGCTTCTACTTCTCTCGGTGATTACAGCCAGAATGGTGGATTTCTAAGAACCGTGATCGTGTTGTAAGgggcaaaataaaaaaggtaacatttgaaaacattttggtcCCCCAGCTTAAGTTTGTGGATAGTCATGTAATATCTTGATTTTACAGAAAGTCCTTTTGCCTTGATTGTCATTCGAGACACTAAATGCATTCAGTCAAGCTCAATATTGGAATATTGAGTGCAATGTGAAGTTTTGACACCCCTGCACAACAGAACGGCAGTACCTGCTGAAGCATGCTGGCAGTAAATTGCATTGCCTGGTGGTGCTGTTCCTCTAACATGTCCATGTGCAAGTCATCCAGAAAATCATTTCTGTcatcatccatccatccttcaTCCAGCTATgtgaaaagggagggaaaatcAAACCAAATGTTGTCAAAAGAATGAAGACTGACATAAATTATGTTCCTTCTTTGCGGAAAGCGATTGGAAAATCTTAGGAGATTCCTTCCTGTGACAGAGCTGCCGTGTCCTGGGAAGGAGCACGCTTCTCCTTGGGCTAAGCGCGGGTATTGACTGTCCTACCTGCCCCCCAGCCGCCTCCATCTCCAGCAGCATGGTTTTATCCTCAACAGCCCTTTATATATCAAACAAAGCCAGCCTTTTCATCCCTGGAAAGTTGGGGCTATTTTGGTTTGTGCGTGACTTGACGAGGATGTATAAAAGCATTCCAGAGCCCAAAGCTTGACCGTGCCACTTGCAAGACAGCATCAAGGGCCAGAGGGAAAAATGCTTGCTAGGGGTctgtaagactttttttttactcccaGCCTCAATTATCCCCAAGGGAAAGATCAGAAACTTCTAGGCTAACCGGACAGTCGTGAGCCTGACCCTGTGTCTGCAGGTGCGTTGGCAAGGGGTTGCTCTCAcagcaggaagagcagagacAGATCAAACAATAGGAGTCATGGCTGTTTGTTCAACATCTTTTGTTGTGCTAATCCCTGCTCTACAAAGGGATCTGGTTCAACCTTTTATTACAGCTGAGGATGCTCCTTGACGGTGTTTAACTACATTAAGAGATGGTGTATGAAGGGCTAAATGATAGGTGTTTTAATGCATGAATAATCAATAGCTATAGGAATTAGAGTTCAATATGTTCTTCAAAGCTATGGCTTGAAACCATCCGTAATACCTTGCACTGATGTTTGTAATAGCATTGCGGCATATATAAATCCCTGAATGTCTTATAAATTGAATTTTAATATAAAGCATATATGTAAGTACTGTGACTGCTGAATTCCATTATTTTAGACCTTATACATGTCCAGTCAAACTGTACAATATGGTTTTAGGTAGATTTGGTAGACTTAGGTAGGTTAAAATTCTTCAAAAGATGCTAACGGCTTTCTACAAACCAGCAACTGTTTCAATTAAGActcaagagggttttttttgctgttgctacAGTACCTGAATTTCTGGTCTTGCAACAAGTAAGGAGATATTCTTGCTCTCTTCACTGGTGAGAAGTGCCACAGCTTCTTCTCGGTTCTGTACCTCTATGCCATtgatctttaaagaaaagaacaacagaatGAAATCCTTTCATAGGGATACTGAAATGCTGCTGAGATGAGCTCTACAGAACTGCATGGCTGATAGATCCCAGCACAGGCCAGGCACAGTCCCTGTTCACATCTCTAGCCATGTTGTTCAAGTAGAACGTTGGGCAAGTGTGTTGGTGTGGACCCGTGAAGCTGTTCCATACCTCTGCATGTGATGTGCAGAGCCTTGTTACGAGGACAGAAACTGGAGGAGAGTTGGGCAGGAGCAGAATCATAACATCAGGTCTGGTGGGTGGGAAGGAACAGGAGCACCCTTGCGTGGGACAGGTGAGGCCGTGGATGCTGCTCCCAGAGACTGAATGGGATGTGGACCTCTACTCGTGTTAGTGTCTGTGCAGAAGACAGGCTACTTCTGATGAAGGCCCTATGGCGTAGGATCGCCGCACTTGGAAGGCGACTCCTTCTGGCACGCAGCGGTGGGTGTTCAGCCTGCTGAACAAGTACTAACATCCCTGTGAACAAATAGGGCTGCCCGGAGAGTTTCGGCAAAGAGGAATAATTACTTGGGCCAAAATAGAGGGTTTCTGTGGTAGAAGGAAGACTGAAAAGTGGAGGTGCATCAGAATGTGTGCTGGAAACAGatgatggagtcaccatccctggagatgttcaaaaaatgggtagatgtggcactctgggacatggttcagtgggcatggtggtgttgggttgatggttggactgatgatcttagaggtcctttccaaccttaatgattcctagtttttactttcattataaataacccagccaccgagccaggaaacatgaaattgctactctccccataactgatttagtggtggacttggtaatgttaggttaatggttagcctggatgatcttaaaggtcttttccaacctaaatgattttgtgattctatgattctatgacatctGCTGACGAAACGCTTAGCCTGCAGAATAGGGCCAATACAGGGCTTTACCTGGTCAGGACTATCAAAATCTGACTGAGACATGGCAGCGGAAAGGGAAATATCCTCAGAAAGTTAAAATGAAGTGTATGAACCAGTCTGAAGGGAATGATTTGTAAAAATTATACTGAAATAAAGACGTTGTAGcacactttgggacatggtttagtctagtctacccttaattggtttagtgtggacttggtagtgttaggttaatggttggactgatgatcttagaggtcctttccaatcttaatgattcctagtttttactttcattataaataacccagccaccaagccaggaaacatgaaattgctactctacccttaattggtttagtgtggacttggtaatgttaggttaatggttggactggatgatcttgaaggtcttttccaacctaaacaattctatgattctgtgattatagTGTGTTAGTAGACTTTTTCAACCGTTTACAGACGTACCTGAATAATGCGATCCCCTTCTCGGAGTCGACCGTCTTTTGCAGCAATACTGTTGGGATCAATCTACAAAATAAGAGAGCTGTGAGTGCTTTGGAGGTTTGACAGCTCAGTATTTTACTTCCCGTTGTAAGCCCAGTATTGGTAGTATGATTGATACCAGTGTGTCTGTCATTGCTGCTATACCTGTGGTTGTTATGTCTTGCTTCGTGATTACAGGACTTTTCCTTGCTTACGTCAGACAAAGTGAAATGCGAATTAAAATGACcaagtcaaaaccaaaacatttcttcctgagATGTGTCTTCAGAGAATGTAGGTTTATCATGTTTGTGTCATATTGAGTTACCTCAAAATTTAACgttttgctttgtaaaacaGCGCTCTGATTAGAACCAGTTTTTGCATACAGAACAGGAAGGATTATGTCTTAAGTGACGCATTTTTATGGAAGATTTTAGATTTAGTTATGAGTTTCTTTCCCCAAACTGCTGCTACTAATC is a genomic window of Pelecanus crispus isolate bPelCri1 chromosome 7, bPelCri1.pri, whole genome shotgun sequence containing:
- the PDZRN3 gene encoding E3 ubiquitin-protein ligase PDZRN3 isoform X3 → MGCSLCTLQKQEEQYKLLYEVCQVNGKDLSKATHEQAVEAFKTAKEPIVVQVLRRTPRTKVFTPPHDSQLVDVGTQTDITFEHIMALSKMGSPTPPVSVLDPYLLPEDCYILHPSVHEYYDPNDYMGGIHQEMDRDELELEEVDLHRVNSQDKLGLTVCYRTDDEDDMGIYVSEIDPNSIAAKDGRLREGDRIIQINGIEVQNREEAVALLTSEESKNISLLVARPEIQLDEGWMDDDRNDFLDDLHMDMLEEQHHQAMQFTASMLQQKKHEEDGGTTDTATILSNQHEKDSGVGRTDDSTRNDESSEQENNADDHTTSSNTLGSQKQLTYSHDTLGSGDMQFSNESFISADCTDVDFLGIPVDECERFRELLELKCQVKSANPYSLYYHNSTLDMSKSDQESVDRELEMLNEELRNIELECLNIVRAHKMQQLKDQYREPWMLHNSGFRNYNTSIDVRRHELSDITELPEKSDKDSSSAYNTGESCRSTPLTLEISPDNSLRRTAEGINCQGNEGAVAYNVSQKNLFASSESHESSTGKCHASAKDPDLGKQLESKEKKAGDGSKSPTHGQKPSGSYVSPYHHSPYKHAHIPAHAQHYQSYMQLIQQKSAVEYAQSQMSLVSMCKDFNSSQSEPRMEWKVKVRSDGTRYITKRPVRDRLLRERAIKIKEERSGMTTDDDAISEMKMGRYWSKEERKQHLVKAKEQRRRREFMMQSRLDCLKEQQGAEEKKEMNIIELSHKKMMKKRNKKIFDNWMTIQELLTHGTKSPDGTRVYNSFLSVTTV
- the PDZRN3 gene encoding E3 ubiquitin-protein ligase PDZRN3 isoform X1, which produces MGFELDRFNGDVDPDFKCNLCNKVLEDPLTTPCGHVFCAGCVLPWVVQQGSCPVNCQRISTKELNHVLPLKSLILKLDIKCDNHARGCEAVVPLQHLGEHAETCDFSPAKCRNRGCRQVLNLRDVEAHMRERCEARPAGLCEQGCGLMLTHGERRAGGHGCLRALRAHGAALQARAAALEKALKKEALRAGKREQSLLSRLAAAQLELQVTALRYQKRFTQYSARLDALARARAASPGKGEETKALTLVLHRDSGSLGFNIIGGRPCVDNQDGSSSEGIFVSKIVDTGPAAKEGGLQIHDRIIEVNGKDLSKATHEQAVEAFKTAKEPIVVQVLRRTPRTKVFTPPHDSQLVDVGTQTDITFEHIMALSKMGSPTPPVSVLDPYLLPEDHPSVHEYYDPNDYMGGIHQEMDRDELELEEVDLHRVNSQDKLGLTVCYRTDDEDDMGIYVSEIDPNSIAAKDGRLREGDRIIQINGIEVQNREEAVALLTSEESKNISLLVARPEIQLDEGWMDDDRNDFLDDLHMDMLEEQHHQAMQFTASMLQQKKHEEDGGTTDTATILSNQHEKDSGVGRTDDSTRNDESSEQENNADDHTTSSNTLGSQKQLTYSHDTLGSGDMQFSNESFISADCTDVDFLGIPVDECERFRELLELKCQVKSANPYSLYYHNSTLDMSKSDQESVDRELEMLNEELRNIELECLNIVRAHKMQQLKDQYREPWMLHNSGFRNYNTSIDVRRHELSDITELPEKSDKDSSSAYNTGESCRSTPLTLEISPDNSLRRTAEGINCQGNEGAVAYNVSQKNLFASSESHESSTGKCHASAKDPDLGKQLESKEKKAGDGSKSPTHGQKPSGSYVSPYHHSPYKHAHIPAHAQHYQSYMQLIQQKSAVEYAQSQMSLVSMCKDFNSSQSEPRMEWKVKVRSDGTRYITKRPVRDRLLRERAIKIKEERSGMTTDDDAISEMKMGRYWSKEERKQHLVKAKEQRRRREFMMQSRLDCLKEQQGAEEKKEMNIIELSHKKMMKKRNKKIFDNWMTIQELLTHGTKSPDGTRVYNSFLSVTTV
- the PDZRN3 gene encoding E3 ubiquitin-protein ligase PDZRN3 isoform X4; this encodes MGCSLCTLQKQEEQYKLLYEVCQVNGKDLSKATHEQAVEAFKTAKEPIVVQVLRRTPRTKVFTPPHDSQLVDVGTQTDITFEHIMALSKMGSPTPPVSVLDPYLLPEDHPSVHEYYDPNDYMGGIHQEMDRDELELEEVDLHRVNSQDKLGLTVCYRTDDEDDMGIYVSEIDPNSIAAKDGRLREGDRIIQINGIEVQNREEAVALLTSEESKNISLLVARPEIQLDEGWMDDDRNDFLDDLHMDMLEEQHHQAMQFTASMLQQKKHEEDGGTTDTATILSNQHEKDSGVGRTDDSTRNDESSEQENNADDHTTSSNTLGSQKQLTYSHDTLGSGDMQFSNESFISADCTDVDFLGIPVDECERFRELLELKCQVKSANPYSLYYHNSTLDMSKSDQESVDRELEMLNEELRNIELECLNIVRAHKMQQLKDQYREPWMLHNSGFRNYNTSIDVRRHELSDITELPEKSDKDSSSAYNTGESCRSTPLTLEISPDNSLRRTAEGINCQGNEGAVAYNVSQKNLFASSESHESSTGKCHASAKDPDLGKQLESKEKKAGDGSKSPTHGQKPSGSYVSPYHHSPYKHAHIPAHAQHYQSYMQLIQQKSAVEYAQSQMSLVSMCKDFNSSQSEPRMEWKVKVRSDGTRYITKRPVRDRLLRERAIKIKEERSGMTTDDDAISEMKMGRYWSKEERKQHLVKAKEQRRRREFMMQSRLDCLKEQQGAEEKKEMNIIELSHKKMMKKRNKKIFDNWMTIQELLTHGTKSPDGTRVYNSFLSVTTV
- the PDZRN3 gene encoding E3 ubiquitin-protein ligase PDZRN3 isoform X2 translates to MGFELDRFNGDVDPDFKCNLCNKVLEDPLTTPCGHVFCAGCVLPWVVQQGSCPVNCQRISTKELNHVLPLKSLILKLDIKCDNHARGCEAVVPLQHLGEHAETCDFSPAKCRNRGCRQVLNLRDVEAHMRERCEARPAGLCEQGCGLMLTHGERRAGGHGCLRALRAHGAALQARAAALEKALKKEALRAGKREQSLLSRLAAAQLELQVTALRYQKRFTQYSARLDALARARAASPGKDNQDGSSSEGIFVSKIVDTGPAAKEGGLQIHDRIIEVNGKDLSKATHEQAVEAFKTAKEPIVVQVLRRTPRTKVFTPPHDSQLVDVGTQTDITFEHIMALSKMGSPTPPVSVLDPYLLPEDHPSVHEYYDPNDYMGGIHQEMDRDELELEEVDLHRVNSQDKLGLTVCYRTDDEDDMGIYVSEIDPNSIAAKDGRLREGDRIIQINGIEVQNREEAVALLTSEESKNISLLVARPEIQLDEGWMDDDRNDFLDDLHMDMLEEQHHQAMQFTASMLQQKKHEEDGGTTDTATILSNQHEKDSGVGRTDDSTRNDESSEQENNADDHTTSSNTLGSQKQLTYSHDTLGSGDMQFSNESFISADCTDVDFLGIPVDECERFRELLELKCQVKSANPYSLYYHNSTLDMSKSDQESVDRELEMLNEELRNIELECLNIVRAHKMQQLKDQYREPWMLHNSGFRNYNTSIDVRRHELSDITELPEKSDKDSSSAYNTGESCRSTPLTLEISPDNSLRRTAEGINCQGNEGAVAYNVSQKNLFASSESHESSTGKCHASAKDPDLGKQLESKEKKAGDGSKSPTHGQKPSGSYVSPYHHSPYKHAHIPAHAQHYQSYMQLIQQKSAVEYAQSQMSLVSMCKDFNSSQSEPRMEWKVKVRSDGTRYITKRPVRDRLLRERAIKIKEERSGMTTDDDAISEMKMGRYWSKEERKQHLVKAKEQRRRREFMMQSRLDCLKEQQGAEEKKEMNIIELSHKKMMKKRNKKIFDNWMTIQELLTHGTKSPDGTRVYNSFLSVTTV